The Streptomyces sp. NBC_00659 genomic interval TGGCAGAACTCAAACCGCCGTTCCCAGTCGCGTGGAGATCATTACCAAACTGTATGCATAGTGCAATCATATAGGTCTCGGGCTCTATGAAGCAGTGCCGCTCCGCCGATCTGTTCGGCTGCAGCGTCATGGGTTTTCTCGTTACTCCACAGCGTGGCCGATGAGTTTGTGGCTCCCGGCCGGTCCAAGCTCGTGACACCCCCAGGAAAGGGCACCGCCATGTCGGAGCTTCTCGTCGACTTCATCACCTCCCTCGACGGCCACGCATCGGGAGAGGGATGGCCCGGGTTCTGGGGCCTCGAGGGCCCGGAGTACCTCGCATGGCTCGGCGAGCAGCCCAAGGCCACCTACCTGATGGGAGCGAACACCTACCGCCTGATGTCGGGCTTCGCCGCAGGCGAGGTCCCGAATGGCCAAGACGAGTTCAGGCCCGAAGAAGAGGCGTCCGTCGACGAGCTCACGCAAGCGTCCAAGGTGGTGTTCTCCTCCTCACTCGAGGAGCCACTGACGTGGGCCAACTCCACGCTTGTCCGCGACGACGCCGTCGAGGCGGTCCGCTCCATGAAGTCGAGTGGCTCAGGGCTCCTCAGCACGATCGGCAGCCTCAGTCTGTGCCGGTCCCTGCTACGAGCCGGACTCGTCGACCGCTTCCGGGTCGTGATGTTCCCGGTGATCACCGGGGCCACGGGCGAAGAACGTATCTACGACGGCTATCCGGACGTTGCCCTCGAGATGATCGAGCACCGTACCTTCGACGGCCGCATCCAACTGGTCGAGTACAAGCCCCGCGTGCTCGAGCACCCGCCGCTCGGCGTCCCTGCGTGACGTCGCCCCGTCCGCCGGTCTGGACGGCCGCCAGGCCGGCGTCGGCTTCGGTCGCTGGGCCCTCACACGCGCTCTTCACTCCCCATATTCCCCACACGCTTCAAGACGCAACGAAGTGGAGGGAAGAGCGTCCCTGGCCGATTTCAGGGCTTTGACCGCGATTGCGTGATGGTCGGAAGCGTGGGCGAAAGTGGATATGCCAGAGTGGGAATCATGCCCCGTTCCGAGTTTGATGACGAGTTGACCCCATTCCTTCAGGGGTCTGCTTCGGCGTCATGGTCTGTTAGAGCAGCATCGGGCCGGCGTCTGGCAGCCGCCGCAGAGGTTCCCGAAGTGTCCGAGGTCCTGCA includes:
- a CDS encoding dihydrofolate reductase family protein: MSELLVDFITSLDGHASGEGWPGFWGLEGPEYLAWLGEQPKATYLMGANTYRLMSGFAAGEVPNGQDEFRPEEEASVDELTQASKVVFSSSLEEPLTWANSTLVRDDAVEAVRSMKSSGSGLLSTIGSLSLCRSLLRAGLVDRFRVVMFPVITGATGEERIYDGYPDVALEMIEHRTFDGRIQLVEYKPRVLEHPPLGVPA